The following are encoded in a window of Methanomassiliicoccales archaeon genomic DNA:
- a CDS encoding cupin domain-containing protein, producing MRSAPRSGYKEVSGDGYLKRIVLEAEDIGVKGTLLQEVQFIAGDKVAFHFHKVTREIFFCLQGPAPFVINGQSVVMNEGDCLVCEPEDVHGNPVIKNDFRILVLKVGFKEADTVWLD from the coding sequence ATGAGATCGGCCCCCCGTTCCGGATACAAGGAGGTGTCCGGCGACGGCTACTTGAAGCGCATAGTTTTGGAGGCCGAGGACATCGGCGTGAAGGGGACGCTTCTGCAGGAGGTCCAGTTCATCGCCGGGGACAAGGTCGCCTTCCACTTCCACAAGGTCACCAGGGAGATATTCTTCTGTCTGCAGGGGCCGGCGCCCTTCGTGATCAACGGTCAATCGGTGGTGATGAACGAAGGCGATTGCCTGGTGTGCGAACCTGAGGACGTGCACGGAAACCCGGTCATCAAGAACGACTTCCGCATACTGGTGCTCAAGGTGGGGTTCAAGGAAGCGGACACCGTCTGGCTCGATTGA